From a region of the Roseivirga sp. 4D4 genome:
- a CDS encoding DUF2726 domain-containing protein: MTSNKILEFISVKDWNGLKRCIEDNYIVEELFRDPIHYDLFKANFINELVNDEKLTSDEKLLHYQFFLNTHKASSYSFKLTDKQYDILLQHLDGLTGDPIYAELSSNNDFLKIKSEENKRRAKKEFDSIKSNRALEKKEFESQKDELACSVFNSPQEREFYAAARCVFQEEIIVPNISLSDLFNDLNTEDLSKDERSLYYSSSIDCVIADHLTGVPKHIIELDSGHHDSKGQVAKDLIKNRIIERCGYKLYRLRKKDHTSSENQFLDFLISLKNL, from the coding sequence TTGACATCTAACAAAATCCTTGAATTTATAAGTGTTAAAGATTGGAATGGGCTTAAGAGATGTATCGAAGATAATTACATAGTTGAGGAACTCTTTCGAGACCCGATTCATTATGATTTGTTTAAAGCGAACTTTATTAATGAATTAGTCAATGACGAAAAGTTGACATCTGATGAAAAGCTATTGCATTATCAGTTTTTTTTAAATACGCATAAGGCATCAAGTTACAGTTTCAAACTTACAGATAAGCAGTATGATATTTTGTTACAGCATCTTGACGGATTAACAGGTGATCCAATTTACGCTGAGTTGAGCTCAAACAATGATTTTCTAAAAATTAAATCTGAAGAAAATAAGCGTAGAGCCAAAAAAGAATTTGATTCTATAAAAAGTAATAGAGCTTTAGAAAAAAAAGAGTTTGAAAGTCAGAAAGACGAATTGGCTTGTTCGGTCTTTAATTCCCCGCAAGAAAGAGAGTTTTACGCGGCTGCGAGATGTGTTTTTCAAGAAGAAATCATAGTACCTAACATATCATTGTCTGATCTATTTAATGATTTAAACACCGAAGATTTATCGAAAGATGAAAGAAGTTTATACTACTCTTCTTCTATAGATTGTGTTATTGCTGATCATCTAACTGGAGTACCAAAACACATAATTGAATTAGACAGCGGACACCACGATTCAAAAGGTCAGGTAGCAAAAGATTTAATTAAGAACCGAATAATTGAACGTTGCGGATATAAGCTGTATCGTTTGAGAAAAAAAGATCATACTTCTAGTGAAAATCAGTTTTTAGATTTTTTAATTAGTTTAAAGAATTTATGA
- the dnaB gene encoding replicative DNA helicase, translated as MEKGKSAVQRLGYKSKSGLSDAAQLGKLPPQAVDLEEAVLGALMLEKDALTNVIDILRPESFYKEAHKEIYQAIYDLFQASEPIDILTVTSQLRKTGKIEIVGGPYYITQLTNRVSSAANIEYHARIVVEQSIKRELIRISSEIQKDAFEDTTDVFQLLDKMEQSLFEVSENNVRKEYDSMRNIMATALEEIQTRKDHQDGLTGVPSGFTNLDRVTSGWQRSDLVIIAARPAMGKTAFVVSALRNAAVDHGQACAIFSLEMSSVQLVNRLISGEAELESEKIKKGTLAEHEWAQLVHKTANLTKAPIFIDDTPALSILELRAKCRRLKQQHDIQLIVIDYLQLMSGDSSKSGGGGGNREQEIASISRSLKNLAKELNVPVIALSQLSRAVETRGGDKRPQLSDLRESGSIEQDADMVMFLYRPEYYGITQDENGMPTQGVGEVIIAKHRNGSLENVQLKFIGKYTKFTDLDSNLGGGTYGSNFIGDGTSSFESGGAVTIPSKANGGAPNLPTNDEEAPF; from the coding sequence ATGGAAAAGGGAAAATCAGCAGTTCAACGTCTCGGTTATAAGTCCAAAAGTGGGCTTAGCGATGCGGCTCAACTGGGCAAGTTGCCCCCTCAGGCCGTTGACCTTGAAGAGGCCGTTTTGGGTGCGCTGATGCTGGAGAAGGATGCACTGACAAATGTCATTGATATTCTTCGTCCTGAGTCCTTTTACAAGGAAGCACATAAGGAAATATATCAAGCGATTTATGACCTTTTCCAGGCTTCCGAACCTATTGATATTCTTACCGTGACCAGTCAATTAAGAAAGACTGGTAAAATCGAAATTGTTGGCGGTCCTTATTATATCACACAGTTGACTAACCGTGTGAGTTCGGCAGCCAACATTGAGTACCATGCCAGAATCGTAGTCGAACAATCTATCAAAAGAGAGTTGATCCGAATTTCATCAGAAATTCAGAAGGATGCTTTTGAAGATACTACTGACGTTTTCCAGCTGCTCGACAAGATGGAGCAGTCACTTTTCGAAGTATCAGAAAACAATGTTCGAAAGGAGTATGATAGCATGCGTAACATCATGGCCACTGCTTTGGAGGAAATCCAGACCAGGAAAGACCATCAGGATGGTTTGACAGGTGTGCCTTCTGGTTTTACAAATCTCGATCGTGTGACCTCCGGTTGGCAACGTTCTGACTTAGTGATTATCGCGGCACGTCCTGCCATGGGTAAAACCGCCTTTGTGGTTTCGGCCCTCAGAAATGCAGCGGTAGATCATGGACAGGCCTGTGCCATATTCTCCTTGGAGATGTCTTCGGTACAGTTGGTAAATCGTCTGATTTCAGGCGAAGCAGAGTTAGAAAGTGAGAAGATCAAGAAAGGTACGCTCGCTGAGCATGAATGGGCACAACTCGTCCATAAAACAGCAAATTTGACCAAAGCCCCCATATTTATAGATGATACCCCTGCACTTTCAATCCTCGAATTGAGGGCGAAGTGTAGAAGGTTGAAACAACAGCATGACATTCAGTTAATAGTAATTGATTACTTGCAGCTGATGTCAGGCGACTCCTCAAAGAGTGGAGGTGGAGGAGGTAACCGTGAACAGGAAATCGCCTCTATCTCCCGATCTTTGAAGAACTTAGCTAAGGAGCTCAATGTGCCGGTAATTGCGCTGTCACAATTGAGTAGAGCCGTTGAGACCCGAGGCGGAGATAAGCGTCCCCAGCTTTCCGACCTCAGGGAATCCGGATCAATTGAGCAAGATGCCGATATGGTAATGTTCCTCTATCGTCCTGAATACTATGGTATTACACAGGATGAGAACGGCATGCCGACCCAAGGTGTCGGAGAAGTCATCATAGCTAAGCACAGAAATGGATCATTGGAAAATGTCCAGCTCAAGTTTATTGGTAAGTACACCAAGTTCACCGATTTAGACTCTAATTTGGGTGGAGGAACTTATGGATCAAATTTCATAGGAGATGGTACATCAAGTTTTGAGTCGGGCGGAGCAGTGACAATTCCGAGTAAGGCCAATGGTGGAGCGCCAAACCTGCCAACTAATGATGAAGAAGCTCCATTCTAA
- a CDS encoding UDP-N-acetylmuramate--L-alanine ligase produces the protein MISNQRIHFIAIGGAVMHNLAICLKNLDNQVTGSDDMFFDPSKTNLRDHGLLPESEGWDANRITPNIDLIILGMHAKADNPELLKAQELGLKILSFPEFIFEASKDKKRVVVAGSHGKTTITSMIMHVLKSMGKDFDYMVGAQLDGFDQMVQLSDAPVIIIEGDEYTTSPLDLTPKFLHYKHDLALISGIAWDHYNVYPTLDNYIDQFRQFIALTPDHGKVFYALEDKALCALVESVGSPDNLVPYGPHASEIVDQQTALLHDSGKTAIEVFGQHNMQNLQVAKNILNEIDVTDEEFYHHIQTFAGAAKRMEKMGENDQTIIFKDFAHAPSKLKATSTAVKNQFDNRTLVACIELHTFSSLNKAFIDQYSHTFDTPDEALVFINPKTVAAKKLEMISEEEVRSAFDREDIKLFTEAAALENHLLSQKWAAKNLLLMSSGDYGGLDLEKIKKSILN, from the coding sequence ATGATCTCAAACCAACGCATTCACTTCATCGCCATAGGTGGAGCGGTTATGCACAATCTGGCTATTTGCCTCAAAAACCTTGATAATCAGGTTACTGGGTCAGATGACATGTTCTTTGACCCTTCGAAAACCAATTTAAGAGATCATGGACTGCTACCAGAAAGTGAAGGTTGGGATGCCAATCGTATCACCCCTAACATTGATCTCATCATTTTAGGAATGCACGCCAAGGCGGATAATCCCGAGTTATTGAAGGCACAAGAACTTGGTTTGAAAATCCTCTCCTTCCCTGAGTTCATCTTTGAAGCTTCAAAAGACAAAAAACGAGTAGTTGTAGCTGGCAGTCATGGTAAAACTACTATCACTTCCATGATCATGCACGTGCTCAAATCGATGGGTAAAGATTTCGACTATATGGTTGGCGCCCAACTGGATGGATTTGACCAAATGGTGCAGCTATCGGATGCTCCGGTCATCATTATTGAAGGCGATGAATACACTACCTCCCCCCTAGATTTGACTCCGAAATTTCTTCACTATAAACATGACCTGGCATTAATCTCGGGTATCGCCTGGGATCACTACAACGTCTACCCCACTTTAGATAATTACATCGATCAGTTTAGACAGTTTATCGCGCTCACTCCAGACCATGGAAAAGTCTTTTACGCCCTAGAGGATAAGGCCTTGTGTGCATTGGTTGAAAGTGTAGGAAGTCCCGACAATTTGGTTCCTTATGGGCCGCATGCTTCAGAAATAGTAGATCAACAAACAGCTCTGTTACATGATTCTGGCAAAACAGCCATAGAGGTATTCGGTCAGCATAATATGCAGAACCTTCAAGTGGCCAAGAACATCTTAAATGAGATAGATGTCACTGATGAGGAGTTCTATCATCATATTCAAACTTTTGCCGGAGCTGCCAAGCGAATGGAGAAAATGGGTGAGAACGATCAAACCATCATTTTCAAAGACTTTGCCCACGCCCCGTCCAAGCTCAAAGCAACTTCGACTGCAGTCAAGAATCAATTTGATAACAGAACCTTAGTAGCCTGTATAGAGCTCCACACCTTCAGCAGTTTAAACAAGGCTTTTATTGATCAGTACTCGCATACTTTTGATACCCCTGACGAAGCTTTGGTATTTATCAATCCTAAGACCGTAGCGGCAAAGAAACTGGAAATGATCAGCGAGGAAGAAGTCAGGTCTGCTTTTGATAGAGAAGACATAAAACTCTTTACGGAAGCCGCAGCACTCGAAAATCATCTTTTATCTCAGAAATGGGCGGCCAAAAACTTACTTTTAATGAGCTCGGGCGACTATGGTGGTTTGGACCTGGAAAAAATCAAAAAATCAATTCTGAATTAA
- a CDS encoding 3'-5' exonuclease yields MQLNLKNPLVFFDLETTGINISQDRIVELAMLKVMPNGETEKKVQLVNPTIPIPEESAVIHGIRDEDVADKPTFKELAKNLAKFLEGCDLGGYNIVRFDVPLLVEEFLRVDVDFDVSNRKLIDAQKIFFLMEQRTLSAAYKFYCGKELIGAHGAEADNDATFEVFKAQIERYNGMDVTDASGREVGKIENDMGAIHNLVASRMVDLAGRIVLNDKNEEVFNFGKHKGKPVSEVFKREPGYYDWMMKGDFSLDTKRKLTKIKLSGFQKG; encoded by the coding sequence ATGCAACTCAATCTAAAAAACCCACTTGTATTCTTTGACCTGGAGACTACAGGAATCAACATTTCTCAAGACAGAATTGTGGAGCTGGCCATGCTGAAGGTGATGCCTAATGGCGAAACTGAAAAGAAAGTACAATTGGTCAACCCTACTATACCCATTCCTGAAGAATCAGCTGTCATTCATGGCATTAGAGATGAGGACGTGGCAGATAAACCGACTTTCAAGGAGTTGGCCAAGAATCTGGCAAAATTTCTGGAGGGTTGCGATCTAGGTGGATATAACATTGTTCGCTTTGATGTTCCTCTTTTGGTTGAAGAGTTCTTGAGAGTGGATGTCGACTTTGATGTGAGCAACCGTAAGCTGATCGATGCGCAAAAGATATTCTTCCTTATGGAACAGCGTACGCTTTCCGCAGCTTATAAATTCTATTGTGGCAAAGAGCTTATAGGTGCGCACGGTGCAGAAGCTGATAACGATGCCACCTTTGAGGTGTTTAAAGCACAAATAGAGCGATATAATGGCATGGATGTAACAGATGCCTCAGGTCGCGAAGTTGGAAAGATCGAGAATGATATGGGTGCTATCCACAACTTGGTAGCTTCAAGAATGGTAGACCTAGCGGGCAGAATTGTGCTCAACGATAAAAATGAAGAGGTCTTTAATTTTGGCAAACACAAAGGGAAACCTGTGTCAGAAGTTTTTAAAAGAGAACCTGGTTACTACGATTGGATGATGAAGGGAGACTTCTCTTTAGACACTAAGCGCAAACTGACTAAAATTAAGCTCAGCGGTTTTCAAAAAGGGTAA
- a CDS encoding LytTR family DNA-binding domain-containing protein: MLKLSTSYKHHFLVAIIIGVWLVLFLVLIAPFDTADLPMPIRVQILPPYGLISIVGYCILVPAQNWLFKKAGKWNTLFESIFLLAFNVIVWIGSYLYYKTDIINGVYSFSKFTLEVYYPIFFIILPILIFVRWYLNKRAPDTESDKIILSGENKLDVLQIKQSDLICISSADNYVEVTYLTKEGVNRKLLRTTLKNVHAQKPELVKVHRSHVINPQHFKEWKDSNTILLTEMELPVSKSYKQNLISLDHSPLKADSLSQT, encoded by the coding sequence TTGCTAAAACTTAGCACTTCATATAAGCACCACTTCCTTGTCGCCATTATCATAGGTGTCTGGCTTGTCTTGTTTCTAGTGTTAATAGCTCCCTTTGATACTGCAGATTTACCTATGCCTATCAGGGTTCAAATACTCCCTCCTTATGGTTTAATATCTATTGTCGGATACTGCATATTGGTACCTGCTCAGAATTGGTTGTTCAAAAAAGCTGGTAAATGGAATACCTTGTTTGAGTCCATCTTTCTATTGGCTTTTAATGTCATTGTATGGATCGGAAGCTATCTCTACTACAAGACTGATATCATCAATGGGGTGTATTCTTTTAGCAAGTTCACACTCGAAGTCTACTACCCTATCTTCTTTATCATTTTGCCCATTTTGATATTTGTTCGTTGGTATCTAAACAAAAGAGCACCCGATACTGAGTCTGACAAGATTATCCTTTCAGGAGAAAACAAATTAGATGTACTTCAGATCAAACAGTCCGATCTCATCTGCATTTCGAGTGCCGATAACTATGTGGAAGTGACCTACCTTACCAAGGAAGGTGTCAACCGCAAGCTGCTTCGGACCACCCTGAAGAATGTCCATGCTCAAAAACCTGAATTGGTCAAAGTCCATAGATCGCATGTAATCAATCCCCAACATTTCAAAGAATGGAAGGACTCCAATACCATCCTTCTCACCGAAATGGAATTGCCAGTATCAAAAAGCTATAAGCAAAACCTAATTTCACTTGATCATTCGCCCCTAAAAGCCGATAGTTTATCCCAGACGTAG
- a CDS encoding serine hydrolase domain-containing protein — MKKLIILIALFIGFNSQAQDKAAKAKALLESLINKDKIVGAAGGFTIDGETVWQSGAGYADRDAGLEFTPTTVTRLASIAKSMTAIAVMQLVEQDLIDLDAPIQTYIPDYPRQPKTQITTRHLLSHTSGMKGYTSAKDAQTKIEYPTLYDALDIFKDRELLFEPGTRYSYTTYGYTVLGVIVERASGMTFEDYMQKNIWDKAGMSNTGVEKFGQKKPNQSSLYHQIRKGKSRDGKENNLSNRIPGGGFYSTLEDMLKFGNAVINNVFVKESTMDLMREHHSLEKERNAYGFGWFLYNPKPNEGAIIGHSGEQTGSCTQIVIVPHLKIVTVILTNTSGTFSEVQPATFNLFSIANEK; from the coding sequence ATGAAAAAACTCATCATTCTTATTGCACTTTTTATTGGTTTCAACAGCCAAGCGCAAGACAAAGCTGCTAAGGCAAAGGCCTTATTAGAAAGCTTAATTAACAAGGATAAAATCGTTGGAGCAGCTGGGGGCTTCACCATCGATGGAGAAACCGTTTGGCAATCAGGCGCTGGTTATGCCGATCGTGACGCAGGATTGGAATTCACACCGACTACGGTTACTCGGTTAGCATCTATAGCCAAGTCTATGACCGCTATAGCAGTAATGCAGTTGGTTGAACAAGACCTCATTGATTTGGATGCTCCAATACAGACCTATATCCCTGACTATCCCAGGCAACCTAAAACTCAAATCACAACAAGGCACCTCTTATCTCATACCTCCGGTATGAAAGGCTATACAAGTGCCAAAGATGCACAGACCAAAATAGAGTACCCTACTCTTTATGATGCATTGGACATATTCAAAGACAGAGAACTTCTTTTCGAACCGGGTACCAGATACAGCTATACCACTTATGGTTATACTGTCTTGGGTGTAATTGTAGAGAGGGCTTCAGGTATGACTTTCGAGGACTATATGCAGAAGAATATCTGGGATAAAGCAGGCATGTCCAACACTGGGGTGGAGAAATTCGGTCAAAAGAAACCCAATCAGTCAAGCTTGTATCACCAAATCAGAAAAGGAAAATCCAGAGATGGTAAAGAAAACAATTTGAGTAATCGTATTCCCGGTGGTGGATTTTACTCTACTCTTGAAGACATGCTCAAATTTGGCAATGCCGTGATCAATAATGTTTTCGTAAAAGAAAGCACCATGGACTTAATGCGTGAACATCACAGTTTGGAAAAAGAAAGAAATGCCTATGGATTTGGATGGTTTTTGTACAACCCTAAGCCCAATGAGGGAGCCATTATCGGTCATAGTGGAGAGCAGACAGGTTCATGTACGCAAATCGTGATCGTACCACATCTTAAGATAGTCACAGTCATTCTCACAAACACCTCCGGAACCTTCTCAGAAGTCCAACCTGCTACATTCAATCTATTTAGTATTGCAAACGAGAAGTAA
- a CDS encoding formylglycine-generating enzyme family protein, translated as MKLTTLGNTRLITFLLVSILSFGLKRAETEISTQVEKPEMVRVKGGSFMMGQTDGEGDERPIHKVLLNDFYIGKYEVTVAAYRSFCNATGRDMPKVPEWGWIDDHPIINTTWYDARDYIVWLNKTMNETYRLPTEAEFEYVMRDGGKPGVYPWGDGLPKNENLADESLKESTGRTNVWKNHNDGFAFTAPVGSYAPNALGVYDINGNIWEWCNDWYYEYSSNEADNPKGAATGDSKVGRGASYDADPWHSRTASRAYVEPTFQRPGFRLAKSID; from the coding sequence ATGAAATTGACAACTCTCGGAAATACTAGATTAATCACATTCTTGTTGGTCAGCATACTATCATTTGGACTCAAGCGGGCTGAAACGGAAATCAGCACACAGGTTGAAAAGCCCGAAATGGTCAGAGTAAAAGGCGGCTCATTTATGATGGGGCAGACAGATGGCGAAGGTGATGAAAGACCTATCCACAAAGTGCTATTGAATGATTTCTATATTGGTAAATATGAGGTAACGGTAGCGGCTTATCGCTCCTTCTGTAATGCCACTGGCAGAGATATGCCGAAAGTACCAGAATGGGGCTGGATCGATGACCACCCAATTATCAACACCACCTGGTACGATGCCCGTGATTATATAGTATGGCTTAATAAAACGATGAACGAAACTTATAGACTACCAACAGAGGCTGAGTTTGAATATGTAATGAGAGATGGTGGTAAGCCCGGTGTTTACCCTTGGGGTGATGGACTTCCCAAAAACGAGAACCTTGCAGACGAGTCACTAAAAGAATCGACAGGCAGAACAAATGTCTGGAAAAACCACAACGATGGTTTTGCCTTTACCGCCCCAGTAGGTTCTTATGCACCAAATGCCCTAGGTGTGTATGATATCAATGGCAATATCTGGGAATGGTGTAATGATTGGTACTATGAATACAGCTCAAATGAAGCGGACAACCCTAAAGGTGCTGCTACTGGGGACAGCAAAGTAGGTCGTGGGGCGAGTTATGATGCAGACCCATGGCATTCAAGGACGGCTAGTCGTGCCTATGTAGAACCAACTTTTCAAAGACCTGGTTTTAGACTTGCCAAGAGCATTGACTAA
- the katG gene encoding catalase/peroxidase HPI yields the protein MENNGHSGIPAGKCPFHGGTMQKSAGGGTSNRDWWPNQLNLNILRQHSSLSDPMDEDFNYAEEFKKLDLEAVKKDLYDLMTDSQDWWPADYGHYGPFFIRMAWHSAGTYRIADGRGGGGSGTQRFAPLNSWPDNGNLDKARLLLWPVKQKYGRKLSWADLMILAGNCAIESMGLETYGFAGGREDVWQPEEDIYWGSEGEWLGNKQRYADGELEATLGAVHMGLIYVNPEGPNGNPDPVASGMDIRETFGRMAMNDEETVALVAGGHTFGKAHGAADPDQYVGREPEGASIEEQGLGWKNTFGTGHGDHTITSGIEGAWTPNPNKWDHDYFRVLLDYDWELTKSPAGAHQWTPTAASNADMAPAAGDPSKKQALMMTTADMALKNDPAYLEISKRFRNDQAAFEEAFAKAWFKLTHRDMGPKALYLGAEVPAEDLIWQDTIPAATFDLIDDADVASLKASILASGLSVSELVSTAWASASTFRGSDKRGGANGGRIRLAPQKDWEVNNPTQLAKVLETLEGIQSEFNGARSGNKGVSMADLIVLGGCAGVEKAAKDAGHNITVPFTPGRTDASQEQTDVDSFHALKPIADGFRNFYAAKHKTSGEEMLVDKSQLLTLTPPEMTVLVGGMRVLNTNYNGSQHGVFTGRPGVLTNDFFVNLLDMTTTWSAVSDADEVFAGRDRRTGEVKGTGTRVDLIFGSNSELRALAEVYACADSGEKFVNDFVAAWDKVMNLDRFDLA from the coding sequence ATGGAAAACAATGGACATTCGGGCATCCCTGCAGGTAAGTGCCCATTCCACGGTGGTACTATGCAAAAAAGTGCCGGTGGAGGAACCTCAAATAGAGACTGGTGGCCTAACCAGCTCAACCTAAACATTCTTAGACAACATTCTTCTTTATCCGATCCTATGGATGAAGACTTCAACTATGCTGAGGAGTTCAAGAAACTCGATTTAGAGGCAGTTAAAAAGGACCTTTATGATCTAATGACGGATTCTCAAGATTGGTGGCCTGCCGATTATGGTCACTATGGTCCGTTCTTTATCCGTATGGCATGGCACAGTGCAGGTACTTACCGTATCGCTGACGGTCGTGGTGGAGGAGGATCAGGAACTCAGCGTTTTGCTCCGCTGAATAGCTGGCCTGATAATGGTAACCTTGACAAAGCACGTCTATTGCTTTGGCCTGTAAAGCAGAAGTATGGAAGAAAACTTTCTTGGGCTGACTTGATGATCTTAGCAGGAAACTGTGCGATCGAGTCTATGGGACTTGAGACTTACGGTTTTGCTGGTGGACGTGAAGACGTTTGGCAGCCGGAAGAAGATATTTATTGGGGATCTGAAGGCGAGTGGCTTGGTAACAAGCAGCGTTATGCCGATGGTGAGCTTGAGGCGACTTTAGGTGCCGTACATATGGGATTGATCTATGTAAACCCTGAAGGACCTAACGGAAACCCTGATCCTGTGGCATCAGGTATGGATATCCGTGAGACATTCGGTCGTATGGCCATGAATGACGAAGAGACTGTAGCCCTTGTTGCTGGAGGTCATACTTTCGGAAAAGCGCACGGTGCTGCTGACCCGGATCAGTACGTTGGTAGAGAGCCAGAAGGAGCTTCTATCGAAGAACAAGGTTTAGGTTGGAAGAACACTTTCGGAACAGGTCATGGTGATCATACCATCACCAGTGGTATTGAAGGTGCCTGGACACCAAACCCAAATAAATGGGATCATGATTATTTCAGGGTACTATTGGATTACGATTGGGAGTTGACTAAGAGCCCTGCTGGAGCTCACCAATGGACACCAACAGCAGCTTCTAATGCTGATATGGCACCAGCTGCTGGCGATCCATCGAAAAAGCAAGCTTTGATGATGACAACAGCCGATATGGCTTTGAAAAACGATCCAGCTTACTTGGAGATTTCTAAACGCTTCCGCAATGATCAAGCAGCTTTTGAAGAAGCATTTGCTAAAGCATGGTTCAAATTAACGCACAGAGATATGGGACCTAAGGCTTTGTACTTAGGTGCTGAAGTGCCTGCGGAAGATTTGATCTGGCAAGACACTATTCCTGCTGCGACTTTCGATTTGATTGATGATGCTGACGTAGCTTCATTGAAAGCTTCAATCCTAGCTTCTGGTTTATCTGTATCAGAATTGGTTTCTACGGCTTGGGCTTCAGCTTCAACTTTCCGTGGATCCGACAAAAGAGGTGGTGCAAATGGTGGACGAATTCGTTTGGCTCCTCAAAAAGATTGGGAAGTGAATAATCCAACACAGCTAGCTAAGGTATTGGAGACACTGGAAGGTATTCAGTCAGAATTCAACGGTGCGCGGTCTGGAAACAAAGGTGTTTCTATGGCTGACCTTATTGTTCTAGGTGGATGTGCAGGTGTTGAGAAGGCTGCCAAAGATGCCGGTCACAATATCACTGTACCATTTACTCCTGGACGTACGGATGCTTCGCAAGAGCAGACTGATGTGGATTCTTTCCACGCACTTAAGCCTATTGCTGATGGATTTAGAAACTTCTATGCTGCGAAGCATAAGACTTCAGGTGAAGAGATGTTAGTGGATAAGTCACAGTTGTTGACTTTGACACCACCGGAAATGACGGTGCTAGTAGGAGGTATGAGAGTACTCAATACTAACTATAATGGTTCTCAGCATGGTGTTTTCACTGGTAGACCGGGAGTGTTGACCAATGATTTCTTTGTAAACCTATTGGACATGACCACTACTTGGAGCGCAGTATCTGACGCGGACGAAGTATTTGCAGGTCGTGATAGAAGAACAGGAGAGGTCAAAGGCACTGGAACACGAGTTGATTTGATCTTTGGTTCTAATTCTGAACTTAGGGCTTTAGCCGAAGTTTATGCTTGTGCTGATTCTGGTGAAAAGTTTGTAAATGACTTTGTAGCCGCTTGGGATAAAGTAATGAACCTAGATCGTTTTGATCTGGCTTAA
- a CDS encoding MBL fold metallo-hydrolase → MGKFKTIKSIIVLSIIALGQIVQAQEDEIKLRYFGTAGWEITDGTVTVLVDPYISRLKLGEGPSSNKEDTRKVYKRSDYFESDTVLINSLIQKADFILVHHSHFDHLSDVPYIAKLTGAKVIGTESTTNVLKAYGVPNEQLYTVKGGEDYQFENFSVRILESIHSALNKKHYFDSRIIPPSVTAPMKISEFVEGGSLMFLARFKNHKVLTMGSMNYIEREVDGLRPDILLPGVNFSRLEIYKYTERLMRLTGFPKTVIPSHWDNFRLPYGFSQEKAINDKIKPFIEEVKAASPDSKVITPVHLETIIIKE, encoded by the coding sequence ATGGGCAAATTCAAAACAATCAAATCTATAATTGTTCTTAGCATTATTGCTCTTGGACAAATTGTTCAAGCCCAAGAAGATGAAATCAAACTCAGGTACTTCGGTACTGCTGGTTGGGAAATCACGGATGGAACGGTTACAGTCCTGGTTGATCCTTATATTTCTCGGCTGAAGTTAGGTGAAGGTCCTTCATCCAATAAAGAGGATACACGTAAAGTCTACAAGCGCTCTGACTACTTTGAATCCGATACGGTTTTGATTAATTCGCTGATTCAGAAGGCTGACTTTATTCTAGTACATCACTCCCACTTCGATCACCTTTCGGATGTGCCCTATATCGCCAAATTAACTGGTGCAAAAGTCATTGGAACTGAGTCTACAACCAATGTGCTTAAAGCCTATGGTGTTCCTAATGAGCAGCTATATACCGTAAAAGGTGGAGAAGATTATCAATTCGAAAACTTCTCGGTACGTATTTTAGAATCCATTCATTCTGCCTTAAACAAGAAGCATTACTTTGATTCTCGGATTATCCCTCCTTCTGTAACAGCTCCCATGAAAATCTCCGAGTTTGTCGAAGGAGGCTCATTGATGTTTTTAGCCAGATTCAAAAACCATAAAGTACTCACTATGGGTTCTATGAACTACATCGAAAGAGAAGTAGATGGACTAAGACCAGACATTTTATTGCCAGGTGTTAATTTCTCCAGGTTAGAAATCTACAAGTATACAGAACGTTTGATGCGGCTCACTGGCTTTCCAAAAACAGTGATTCCATCGCATTGGGACAATTTTCGATTGCCATATGGCTTCTCGCAAGAAAAGGCTATCAATGATAAAATCAAGCCTTTCATTGAAGAGGTAAAAGCCGCATCTCCTGATTCAAAGGTGATCACCCCTGTACATCTCGAAACGATTATCATCAAAGAATAG